A DNA window from Helianthus annuus cultivar XRQ/B chromosome 15, HanXRQr2.0-SUNRISE, whole genome shotgun sequence contains the following coding sequences:
- the LOC110913021 gene encoding protein IQ-DOMAIN 1, producing the protein MGKKSWFSAMKKAVSISKIKKEKRSNKSKSNPKNSLQVNQVSLDACSSHTEAALANPIPQYHSIMDTEFIVPENEQIKHVDVDTITYTTIVAEDVVSQSAATSEEISATKIQAAYRGYTARRAFRSLRAMRRLKLWLQGQAVKRQTTSALMRIQTMGRVQSQVRARSMRMAEVNETLQRQQIKKRQKVLEKQAFDLSPKSKAQVEASLRSKKEAAERREKALAYAFSRQQMWRNSQSPKSAVVDPKHFDWAWSWSNRWDAIRPRETGAMVRPQSPPSKPALSSGQRSTSPKSVIPKASPRRVNTGCRVGLANKRHLVTSTPFTGAARIAVR; encoded by the exons ATGGGGAAGAAGAGCTGGTTTTCTGCCATGAAGAAAGCTGTTTCTATTTCCAAGATCAAGAAAGAGAAG AGATCcaataaatcaaaatcaaatcCCAAAAACTCATTGCAAGTAAATCAAGTGAGTTTGGATGCATGTTCATCTCACACAGAAGCTGCATTGGCTAACCCTATCCCTCAGTATCATTCAATTATGGACACGGAGTTCATAGTTCCCGAGAATGAGCAGATCAAACACGTGGATGTGGATACGATCACATACACCACAATCGTTGCAGAAGATGTCGTGTCTCAATCTGCTGCTACAAGTGAGGAAATCAGTGCCACCAAGATTCAGGCGGCTTATCGTGGGTACACG gCAAGAAGGGCTTTCCGGTCTTTGAGAGCCATGAGGAGACTGAAATTGTGGCTTCAAGGGCAGGCAGTTAAACGTCAAACGACGTCTGCCTTAATGCGCATACAGACAATGGGTCGTGTCCAGTCTCAAGTTCGGGCCAGGAGTATGCGAATGGCTGAAGTCAACGAGACTCTCCAACGACAGCAAATCAAGAAGCGTCAAAAGGTTCTTGAGAAG CAAGCGTTTGATTTGAGTCCGAAATCAAAGGCACAAGTAGAAGCCAGCTTACGAAGCAAAAAGGAGGCTGCCGAAAGAAGAGAAAAGGCATTGGCGTATGCATTCTCGCGTCAGCAGATGTGGAGGAACTCACAATCACCCAAATCTGCAGTTGTGGACCCAAAGCATTTTGATTGGGCTTGGAGTTGGTCCAACCGATGGGATGCGATTAGACCAAGGGAAACTGGAGCCATGGTTCGACCCCAGTCGCCACCCTCTAAGCCAGCTCTGTCATCTGGTCAAAGGTCAACGTCACCAAAATCAGTGATACCAAAAGCCAGCCCACGTCGCGTAAATACAGGATGTCGGGTGGGGTTAGCCAACAAGCGGCATTTGGTCACAAGTACACCATTTACTGGTGCGGCTAGGATCGCTGTGAGGTGA
- the LOC110913020 gene encoding arogenate dehydratase/prephenate dehydratase 2, chloroplastic, whose amino-acid sequence MATGAYFLTPSPRHPPSTTISSSSSSCQIKLFTTGISIQTKYEPHRRRTIPKTSCCANSPSQNKRPLTSTDITGSSKDGAGIRVAYQGVSGAYSESAAEKAYPNCETVPCEQFDIAFQAVENWIADRAVLPAENSLGGSIHRNYDLLLRHRLHIVGEVQLSVRHCLLANHGVKLEDLKRVLSHPQALAQCEHKLTSLHVVRESVDDTAGAAQFVALHKLEDTAAVASISAARIYDLNVLAQDIQDDSDNITRFLMLARDPIIPGTDRPFKTSIVFSLDEGPGMLYKALAVFSMRDINLTKIESRPQRKRPLLRLVGNNDGLKHFDYLFYCDFEASMADHNAQNALKHLKEFATFLRVLGSYPMDVNLL is encoded by the exons atggCAACAGGAGCTTATTTCCTAACTCCCTCTCCTCGTCATCCACCTTCTACAACaatatcatcatcttcttcttcatgtcAAATCAAATTATTTACCACCGGAATTTCAATTCAGACGAAATATGAACCTCACCGAAGAAGAACCATACCTAAAACCTCATGTTGTGCTAATTCTCCATCGCAGAATAAAA GGCCATTAACTTCAACTGATATCACTGGTTCATCAAAGGATGGCGCTGGAATCCGTGTGGCGTATCAG GGCGTTAGTGGGGCGTACAGTGAATCTGCAGCTGAGAAAGCATACCCAAACTGTGAAACTGTCCCTTGTGAGCAGTTTGATATTGCATTTCAG GCAGTTGAAAACTGGATCGCAGACAGAGCTGTTTTGCCTGCTGAGAATTCTCTGGGTGGTAGCATCCACCGAAATTACGATCTCTTACTTCGTCACAGGTTACATATTGTTGGAGAAGTGCAACTTTCTGTCCGACACTGCTTATTAGCGAATCATGGTGTCAAACTTGAAGATCTTAAAAGGGTTCTCAGTCATCCGCAA GCTCTTGCACAGTGTGAGCACAAATTAACGAGTCTACACGTGGTTCGGGAATCTGTTGATGATACAGCTGGTGCTGCACAG TTTGTTGCTCTGCATAAACTCGAAGACACAGCTGCAGTTGCTAGTATAAGTGCTGCAAGGATATATGATTTGAATGTTCTAGCTCAAGATATACAG GACGATTCAGACAATATCACTCGCTTTCTGATGCTAGCAAGAGATCCAATTATTCCTGGCACCGATAGACCCTTCAAA ACTAGCATAGTTTTTTCTCTCGATGAGGGTCCCGGTATGCTTTACAAGGCACTTGCTGTTTTTTCTATGAGAGATATCAATCTCACCAAG ATTGAAAGTCGTCCTCAGCGGAAACGTCCTCTTCTACGGCTTGTTGGAAACAATGATGGTTTGAA GCATTTCGACTATCTCTTCTACTGTGATTTTGAAGCATCAATGGCTGACCACAATGCCCAAAACGCGCTTAAGCATTTAAAG GAGTTCGCGACGTTTTTGAGAGTTCTTGGGAGCTACCCAATGGACGTCAACTTGTTATGA
- the LOC110913019 gene encoding vacuolar protein sorting-associated protein 9A yields the protein MENSEASVSSTATRTWHDFLERMRQPSATEFVKQIKNFIVSLSNNAPDPERDTASVQEFFSNMEASFRAHPLWAGRTEEELDSTGEGLEKYIMTKLFTRVFATHPDDIKTDNEFNRKSALIQQFIHPDHLEIQPIYRNETSWLQAQEELLKINTYKSPRDKLACILSCCKVISNSMFNASVSSNENPPGADDFFPVLIYVTIKANPPQFHSNLMYIQRYRNKSRLVGEAAYVFTNMLSAESFILNIDAKALSMNETEFVKNMESAQIVVSGLSGDYNGEHLQSQSGQSQSVSESKLKEVPSVSDLENKGASMLVMDEEGSEKFENFRYLYSKAGDLTVGEVEDLLNGYKQLVFKYACLAKGMGVPVVQPDAPGTQTSGETRDDGKKEGSGVAEPPPEIVIGGEMVDAPENDVQVEAVRVEGDRNDGVGASAHESPVTGEVASQTEENVEK from the coding sequence ATGGAAAATTCCGAAGCATCAGTTTCCTCAACTGCAACCCGTACATGGCATGACTTTTTGGAGCGAATGCGACAACCTTCCGCTACAGAATTCGTTAAGCAGATCAAAAATTTTATCGTGTCATTATCCAACAATGCTCCCGATCCAGAGAGAGACACTGCATCTGTACAAGAGTTTTTCAGCAATATGGAAGCCAGTTTCCGGGCCCATCCTCTATGGGCTGGTCGAACCGAAGAAGAATTAGATAGTACGGGTGAAGGCCTGGAGAAGTACATAATGACAAAATTATTCACTCGCGTGTTCGCTACACACCCAGATGATATCAAGACAGACAATGAATTCAACAGGAAATCGGCTTTGATCCAACAATTTATACATCCTGATCACTTGGAAATTCAACCGATATATCGGAACGAAACATCATGGTTACAAGCCCAGGAAGAACTTCTGAAAATCAACACGTATAAATCACCACGAGACAAACTGGCGTGCATCCTTAGCTGTTGTAAGGTTATTAGTAATTCGATGTTTAACGCCTCGGTTTCTAGTAATGAAAATCCACCTGGGGCTGACGACTTTTTTCCTGTTTTGATCTACGTTACGATTAAAGCAAACCCTCCTCAGTTTCACTCAAATTTGATGTATATTCAAAGGTACAGAAACAAATCCCGACTAGTTGGAGAAGCAGCTTATGTTTTCACCAATATGCTCTCTGCAGAATCGTTtattttgaacattgatgcgaaAGCATTGTCGATGAATGAAACCGAGTTCGTGAAGAATATGGAATCTGCGCAAATAGTTGTTTCGGGGCTTTCTGGGGACTACAATGGTGAACATCTGCAGAGTCAAAGTGGTCAAAGTCAAAGTGTATCGGAATCGAAGTTGAAAGAAGTCCCGTCAGTTTCGGATTTGGAGAATAAAGGTGCGAGTatgcttgtgatggacgaagaaGGAAGTGAAAAGTTTGAGAATTTTCGGTATTTGTACTCGAAAGCTGGAGATTTAACAGTAGGTGAGGTAGAAGATTTGTTAAACGGTTATAAGCAACTCGTGTTCAAGTATGCTTGTCTTGCTAAAGGGATGGGTGTTCCGGTGGTGCAGCCAGACGCTCCGGGAACCCAAACCAGCGGTGAAACAAGAGATGATGGTAAAAAGGAAGGGTCGGGTGTAGCGGAACCACCACCGGAAATCGTAATTGGTGGTGAAATGGTGGATGCACCGGAAAACGATGTTCAGGTAGAGGCTGTTAGAGTAGAAGGTGATCGGAATGATGGTGTAGGAGCTTCAGCACATGAATCTCCGGTGACCGGAGAAGTTGCTTCTCAAACTGAggaaaatgttgaaaaataa